One Rissa tridactyla isolate bRisTri1 chromosome 4, bRisTri1.patW.cur.20221130, whole genome shotgun sequence DNA window includes the following coding sequences:
- the MPEG1 gene encoding macrophage-expressed gene 1 protein codes for MGWVLCGLLLAWMSVAGVRGAEWSQELSSSVGFPECKRALKLPSLEVLPGGGWDNLRNLDMGRVINLGYSLCKTTEDGSYIIPDEIFTIPRKQSNLDINSEIIESWKDYQSITSASINLELSLFSSINGKFSYDFHRTKTHQVKDRAVTTRVQVRNLVYTAKIDPGAVLDKGFKKQLLTIASHLENNQTRMADFLAEVLVLNYGTHTITSVDAGASLVQEDQIKATFLKDSWATRSAVTTSAGVAFHSIIGVKSEESLDVTSDLTKQYMGNRTNSRVESIGGTPFYPGITLKTWQEGIRNQLVALDRSGLPLYFFINPSTLPELPTPTVKKLARRVELAIRRYYTFNTYPGCTDATSANFNFHANADDGSCEGAMTNFTFGGVFQECARLAGPDTSTLCQGLEQRNPLTGAFSCPTTYTPVLLGVQEREEGHSHLECHKKCTLGIFCHRECRDVFWLSRVQFSAYWCATSGPVAPNSGYLFGGLFSAHSANSITGAQSCPSGYFPLKLFDELRVCVSQDYEQGSQYAVPFGGFFSCQAGNPLAGRHQGTAEDPYAKSCPPGFSQHLALISDSCQVEYCVQAGIFTGGSLPPARLPPFTRPPTNLPTINTVLVSSGDGDNTWVRDGQSHAWRLAGPEEMQHAAEMVRGQGLTGGKIAGVTVAVLAGLATILATVCYSRWRYKARGYRAMGEGNSLVAASPEDSTVLSVGEGYQQEPEGLMA; via the coding sequence ATGGGCTGGGTGCTGTGCGGGCTCCTGCTCGCCTGGATGTCGGTGGCTGGGGTGAGAGGCGCTGAGTGGTCCCAGGAGCTCTCCTCCTCTGTGGGGTTTCCAGAGTGCAAGAGGGCCCTGAAGCTCCCAAGTCTGGAAGTCTTACCAGGGGGAGGCTGGGATAACCTCAGGAATTTGGATATGGGCAGAGTCATCAACCTGGGCTACTCGCTGTGCAAGACCACAGAAGATGGATCTTATATCATCCCAGATGAGATCTTCACTATCCCTCGCAAGCAGAGCAACCTGGACATCaactctgagatcatcgagtcctgGAAAGATTACCAAAGCATCACCTCTGCCTCCATCAACCTGGAGCTGTCCCTCTTCTCCTCCATCAATGGCAAGTTCTCCTATGACTTCCACCGGACCAAGACCCACCAAGTGAAAGACCGTGCTGTCACCACCCGAGTGCAAGTCAGGAACCTGGTTTACACTGCCAAGATCGACCCAGGGGCGGTCCTGGACAAGGGCTTCAAGAAGCAGCTGCTGACAATTGCCAGCCACCTGGAGAATAACCAGACACGGATGGCTGATTTTCTGGCCGAGGTGCTGGTGCTTAACTATGGCACCCACACCATCACCTCCGTGGATGCCGGAGCCAGCTTGGTGCAGGAGGATCAGATCAAGGCAACCTTCCTGAAGGACAGCTGGGCCACCCGGAGTGCTGTCACCACTTCAGCTGGCGTGGCCTTCCACAGCATCATCGGTGTAAAAAGTGAGGAGTCCCTGGATGTCACCTCTGACCTCACCAAGCAGTATATGGGGAACCGCACGAATTCCAGGGTGGAGAGCATCGGCGGGACCCCCTTTTACCCAGGCATCACCCTCAAGACCTGGCAGGAGGGGATCAGAAACCAGCTGGTGGCTCTCGACCGCTCAGGGCTGCCCCTGTACTTTTTCATcaaccccagcaccctgccagagcTGCCCACCCCCACAGTGAAGAAGCTGGCCAGGCGAGTGGAGCTGGCTATTCGCCGCTACTACACCTTCAACACCTACCCAGGCTGCACCGATGCCACGTCAGCCAACTTCAACTTCCATGCCAATGCCGATGATGGGTCCTGCGAGGGTGCCATGACCAACTTCACCTTTGGGGGAGTCTTCCAGGAGTGTGCCAGGCTGgccggccccgacaccagcacactgtgccaggggctggagcagaggaacCCACTTACTGGGGCTttctcctgccccaccacctACACTCCGGTGCTGCTGGGCGTGCAGGAGCGGGAGGAAGGCCACAGCCATCTGGAGTGCCACAAGAAGTGCACCCTGGGCATCTTCTGCCACCGCGAGTGCAGGGACGTCTTCTGGCTCTCCCGGGTGCAATTCAGCGCCTACTGGTGCGCTACGAGTGGGCCAGTGGCTCCAAACTCGGGCTATCTCTTTGGGGGGCTGTTCAGCGCCCACAGCGCCAACTCCATCACTGGTGCCCAGTCCTGCCCCTCAGGGTACTTTCCACTGAAGCTCTTCGATGAGCTCAGGGTGTGCGTGAGCCAGGATTACGAGCAGGGCAGCCAGTACGCGGTGCCCTTTGGGGGCTTCTTCAGCTGCCAGGCAGGGAACCCCTTGGCGGGGCGGCACCAGGGCACTGCCGAGGACCCCTATGCCAAGAGCTGCCCCCCAGGCTTCAGCCAGCACTTGGCGCTCATCAGCGATAGCTGCCaggtggagtactgtgtccaggctGGCATCttcacagggggctcactgccgcccgcccgcctgccACCCTTCACCCGGCCCCCCACCAACCTGCCGACCATCAACACTGTGCTGGTGAGCAGCGGGGATGGGGACAACACCTGGGTAAGGGACGGGCAGAGCCACGCGTGGCGGCTGGCCGGGCCAGAAGAGATGCAGCACGCAGCAGAGATGGTGAGGGGCCAGGGGCTGACGGGGGGCAAGATAGCTGGCGTCACCGTGGCAGTCCTGGCAGGGCTGGCCACCATCCTGGCAACGGTCTGCTACAGCCGCTGGAGGTACAAGGCGAGGGGGTACCGCGCGATGGGTGAAGGGAACAGTCTGGTGGCTGCAAGCCCTGAGGACAGCACGGTGCTGAGTGTGGGCGAGGGGTACCagcaagagccagaggggctgatGGCGTGA
- the CNTF gene encoding ciliary neurotrophic factor: MAAADSPSAALRRRDLCSRGIRLAGKMRSDVVDLLDTYVERQGLDASASVAAVEGVPAAAVERWDEQTGTQRLLENLAAYRAFRVLLSQMLEEHREQLGEADAALGRALASVLLQVSAFAYHLEELLRLESRGPPSEEGAPPPPAPHLGLFERKLRGLGVLRELAQWAVRSARDLRQLTKPSPGSGSAPSWAESP; this comes from the exons ATGGCGGCAGCAGACAGCCCCTCAGCCGCCCTGCGGCGACGCGACCTCTGCAGCCGAGGCATCCGCCTGGCTGGAAAGATGCGCTCGGATGTCGTCGACCTCCTGGACACCTAT GTGGAGCGGCAGGGCTTGGACGCCTCAGCCAGCGTGGCGGCAGTGGAGGGGGTGCCGGCGGCAGCAGTGGAGCGCTGGGATGAGCAGACGGGGACACAGCGGCTGCTGGAGAACCTGGCAGCGTACCGGGCCTTCCGCGTCCTGCTGTCCCAGATGCTGGAGGAGCATCGGGAGCAGCTGGGGGAGGCTGATGCCGCCCTGGGCCGGGCGCTGGCGAGCGTCCTGCTCCAGGTCTCAGCCTTCGCCTACCACCTCGAGGAGCTGCTGCGGCTGGAGAGCCGCGGCCCCCCCAGCGAGGAGGgggctcccccacccccagccccccacctcGGCCTCTTCGAGAGGAAGCTGCGGGGCCTGGGGGTGCTGCGGGAGCTGGCCCAGTGGGCTGTCAGGTCCGCGCGGGACctgcggcagctcaccaagcccaGCCCGGGCAGCGGCTCGGCCCCCAGCTGGGCTGAGAGCCCCTGA
- the DTX4 gene encoding E3 ubiquitin-protein ligase DTX4, with translation MLLASAVVVWEWLNEHGRWRPYSPAVSHHIEAVARAGPRAGGSVVLGQADSRLAPYIIDLQSMHQFRQDTGTIRPVRRSYYDPSSAPGKGVVWEWENDSGSWTPYDMDVGITIQRAYEKQHPWVDLSAIGFCYVIDFATMGQINRQTQRKRRVRRRLDMVYPLVSGTLPKSQSWPASPGAAAAPPVPACACPQCLLVMSVKATVSAAGPGTATLQSRKAPAVPPAAPKAPAPAPGTKAPDSMAAVRGSLKPLAAQGSRRQAASTPTLSSASSNASPPGTDSGKASRPGLGTLNRNHLQRLAIAQSRVLIASGVPTVPVKNLTGSSPVNPALAGITGILMSAAGLPVCLTRPPKLVLHPPPVSKSEIQSIPGISHTCRKTTKKQAKKGKTPEEVLKKYLQKVRHPPDEDCTICMERLSAPSGYKGPQPAIKPDLVGKLVKCGHVFHLHCLVAMYNNGNKDGSLQCPTCKTIYGVKTGTQPPGKMEYHIIPHALPGHSDCKTIRIIYNIPPGVQGPEHPNPGKSFTARGFPRHCYLPDSEKGRKVLKLLLVAWDRRLIFAIGTSSTTGESDTVIWNEIHHKTEFGSNLTGHGYPDINYLDNVLAELAAQGITEESLAQEKD, from the exons ATGCTGCTGGCCTCGGCCGTGGTGGTGTGGGAATGGCTGAACGAGCACGGGCGGTGGCGGCCCTACAGCCCGGCCGTCAGCCACCACATCGAGGCGGTGGCCCGCGCCGGGCCGCGAGCGGGCGGCAGCGTGGTGCTGGGCCAAGCCGACAGCCGCCTGGCGCCCTACATCATCGACCTGCAGTCCATGCACCAGTTCCGCCAGGACACCG GCACTATCCGTCCTGTCCGGCGCAGCTACTATGACCCATCATCAGCACCAGGCAAGGGAGTTGTGTGGGAGTGGGAGAACGACAGTGGGTCCTGGACACCGTACGACATGGATGTGGGCATCACCATCCAGCGCGCCTATGAGAAGCAGCACCCCTGGGTGGACCTAAGTGCCATTGGCTTCTGCTACGTCATCGATTTTGCCACCATGGGCCAGATCAACCGGCAGACCCAGCGCAAGCGACGCGTCCGTCGTCGCCTTGACATGGTCTACCCCCTGGTCTCAGGCACCCTGCCCAAGTCACAGTCCTggccagccagccctggggcagcgGCAGCCCCCCCGGTCCCTGCCTGCGCCTGTCCCCAGTGCCTCCTGGTCATGAGCGTCAAAGCCACTGTGTCAGCCGCTGGTCCCGGCACTGCCACCCTGCAGTCCCGCAAAGCCCCTGCTGTGCCACCTGCTGCCCCCAAAGCCCCAGCGCCAGCCCCAGGGACCAAGGCGCCCGACAGTATGGCTGCAGTGCGTGGCTCGCTGAAGCCACTGGCAGCCCAAGGGAGCCGGCGTCAGGCAGCCAGCACGCCCACCTTGAGCTCGGCCAGCTCCAACGCCAGCCCCCCCGGCACCGACAGTGGCAAGGCATCCCGTCCTGGCCTTGGCACCCTGAACCGCAACCACCTCCAGCGCCTGGCCATTGCCCAGTCCCGGGTGCTCATCGCCTCTGG AGTCCCCACTGTCCCCGTGAAGAACCTCACTGGCTCCAGTCCCGTCAACCCAGCGCTGGCAG GGATCACAGGGATCCTAATGAGTGCAGCTGGGCTGCCCGTCTGCCTGACACGGCCCCCCAAGCTGGTGCTGCACCCCCCACCAGTCAGCAAAAGCGAGATCCAGTCCATCCCCGGCATCTCCCACACCTGCCGCAAGACCACCAAGAAACAGGCCAAGAAGG GCAAAACCCCGGAGGAGGTACTGAAAAAATACCTGCAGAAGGTGCGGCATCCACCGGATGAG GACTGCACCATCTGCATGGAACGCCTCTCTGCACCCTCCGGCTACAAGGGACCCCAGCCGGCCATCAAGCCCGACCTGGTGGGGAAGCTGGTGAAATGCGGCCACGTCTTCCACCTCCACTGCCTGGTCGCTATGTACAACAATGGCAACAAG GATGGGAGCCTCCAGTGTCCCACCTGCAAAACCATCTATGGGGTGAAGACGGGGACACAGCCCCCGGGAAAGATGGAGTATCACATCATCCCTCATGCGCTGCCTGGTCACTCTGACTGCAAAACCATCCGCATCATCTACAACATCCCCCCAGGGGTGCAG GGACCGGAGCATCCAAACCCCGGGAAGAGCTTCACTGCCCGCGGCTTCCCCCGGCACTGCTACCTGCCAGACAGCGAGAAGGGCAGAAAG GTACTGAAATTGCTGCTGGTAGCCTGGGATCGGCGCTTGATCTTCGCCATCGGGACTTCAAGCACCACAGGCGAGTCAGACACGGTGATCTGGAACGAGATCCACCACAAGACAGAGTTTGGCTCCAACCTCACTGGCCACGGCTACCCTGACATCAACTACCTGGACAATGTCCTCGCTGAGCTCGCGGCCCAGGGCATCACGGAGGAGAGCCTGGCACAGGAGAAGGACTGA
- the LOC128908110 gene encoding uncharacterized protein LOC128908110: MRGGMPVLRAAARRYRHCRTTVPPRSLLPPPLWPKRGTAAPAPHGRLPGAIPGGGAGPEPAGRRARPFGQRGAGPPARAQQSGGGGGSGSPSAAREENPARLIPLAAQNVNCQHFTTVALLLCPDSAGEMERIRSALQVRAIKVKEETWTKQDKAASLLHVFRSLPRSISSLNVNCQHFTTVALLLCPDSAGEMERIRSASRVRGASS; this comes from the exons atgcgcggcggcaTGCCCGTGCTccgcgctgccgcccgccggTACCGGCACTGCCGTACCACGGTGCCGCCGCGGTCGCTGCTGCCGCCTCCCCTGTGGCCAAAGCGCGGTacggcagcgccggccccgcacGGGCGGCTGCCGGGCGCcatccccggcggcggggccgggccggagcCAGCGGGGAGGCGAGCGAGACCCTTCGGCCAGCGCGGCGCCGGGCCGCCCGCGCGCGCCCAGCAgagcggcggcggaggaggatcCG ggtcaccttctgcggcacgggaAGAAAATCCTGCACGGCTGATTCCACTTGCTGCTCAG AATGTCAACTGCCAGCATTTCACCACGGTCGCCCTTCTGTTGTGCCCTGACAGTGCAGGAGAGATGGAAAGGATCCGGAGTGCTTTGCAAGTACGAG CAATCAAGGTCAAAGAAGAGACATGGACCAAACAGGACAAAGCGGCGTCACTTCTGCATGTTTTCCGGTCTCTGCCACGAAGCATCAGCAGCCTC AATGTCAACTGCCAGCATTTCACCACGGTCGCCCTTCTGTTGTGCCCTGACAGTGCAGGAGAGATGGAAAGGATCCGGAGTGCTTCGCGAGTACGAG gtgcctcgtcATAG